Proteins found in one Zea mays cultivar B73 chromosome 1, Zm-B73-REFERENCE-NAM-5.0, whole genome shotgun sequence genomic segment:
- the LOC103645201 gene encoding junctophilin-1 gives MDGHGGGAGKLTRTPSSLLRSPTVRAGPGAASFHAVLDDPEPDDKKAQAPPRALLRRAHHRLRPCPTQSLLLLLFLPPLALAALLLRGGDGGRHLALLAAAAGFALAAAAAAAAARLRGARPRGPASVQWFIGEGDGEEQQQRDNVRAEVREGVEFYSNGDRYEGEFRGGRCSGSGVYSFFGKGKYEGEWADGKYDGHGVESWARGSRYRGQYRQGQRHGYGVYRFHSGDCYAGEWAGGQSHGVGAQTCSDGSTYAGEFKCGVKHGLGCYHFRNGDRYAGEYFADKIHGFGVYSFANGHSYEGSWHEGKKQGLGTYAFRNGDERAGEWDSGVLKKSLPLSDPAVQRALQAARRAADGAFHLPRVEEQVNGAVMAANRGATAARVAAIKAVQNRVDGKFCFIDV, from the exons ATGGACGGGCACGGCGGCGGGGCCGGTAAGCTGACGCGGACGCCGTCGTCGCTGCTCCGTTCGCCGACCGTCCGCGCGGGCCCCGGCGCCGCGTCCTTCCACGCCGTCCTCGACGACCCGGAGCCCGACGACAAGAAGGCGCAGGCGCCGCCCCGGGCGCTGCTCCGCCGGGCCCACCACAGGCTCCGCCCATGCCCAACCCAGTCCttgctcctcctcctcttcctcccGCCCCTCGCGCTCGCCGCGCTGCTCCTGCGCGGGGGCGACGGCGGCCGCCACCTGGCCCTCCTGGCAGCCGCGGCGGGGTTCGCGctcgcggccgccgccgccgccgccgccgcgcggctCCGCGGCGCCCGGCCGCGCGGCCCGGCCTCCGTGCAGTGGTTCATCGGCGAGGGCGACGGCGAGGAGCAGCAGCAGCGGGACAACGTCCGCGCGGAGGTGCGGGAGGGCGTCGAGTTCTACAGCAACGGGGACCGGTACGAGGGGGAGTTCCGCGGGGGCCGCTGCAGCGGCAGCGGCGTGTACAGCTTCTTCGGGAAGGGCAAGTACGAGGGCGAGTGGGCGGACGGCAAGTACGACGGGCACGGCGTCGAGAGCTGGGCGCGCGGTAGCCGGTACCGCGGCCAGTACCGGCAGGGCCAGCGCCACGGCTACGGCGTGTACCGGTTCCACAGCGGCGACTGCTACGCCGGCGAGTGGGCCGGCGGCCAGAGCCACGGCGTCGGCGCCCAGACCTGTTCCGACGGCAGCACGTACGCCGGCGAGTTCAAGTGCGGCGTGAAGCACGGCCTCGGCTGCTACCATTTCAG GAATGGCGACCGGTACGCAGGTGAGTACTTCGCGGACAAGATCCACGGCTTCGGCGTGTACAGCTTCGCCAACGGGCACAGCTACGAGGGCTCATGGCACGAAGGGAAGAAGCAGGGGCTGGGCACGTACGCGTTCCGGAACGGGGACGAACGGGCGGGGGAGTGGGACTCTGGAGTCCTGAAGAAGTCGCTGCCTCTGTCAGACCCAGCTGTCCAGCGCGCCCTACAG GCTGCTCGGAGGGCTGCGGACGGCGCCTTCCACCTCCCGAGAGTAGAGGAGCAGGTGAACGGGGCCGTCATGGCTGCCAACCGAGGGGCCACGGCCGCCCGTGTCGCCGCGATCAAGGCAGTGCAGAATAGGGTCGATGGCAAGTTCTGCTTCATCGACGTGTGA
- the LOC100282652 gene encoding carbonic anhydrase precursor (The RefSeq protein has 3 substitutions compared to this genomic sequence), translating to MGPARHLRGLTALLLSAALLLSAAIPAARGQEETEDEEEFNYIPGDANGPENWGSIKPEWANCSAGRMQSPIDLARERVTLVPALGFLNHSYRPAQASIVNRGHDIMVRFNGDAGRLVINGTAYDLRQMHWHSPSEHTVDGRRYAMELHMVHESAAGKAAVIGILYEIGLVPDPFLLRLEPFIRRIADRKDREEPIGVVDPRLARGTASAYYRYMGSLTTPPCSEGVVWTIIKKVRSVSKRQLELLREAVHDGNENNARPVQDLNDRDISLFRPKLHKQELLSFKDKLVGA from the exons ATGGGTCCAGCTCGCCACCTCCGCGGCCTCACCGCGCTCTTGATCTCCGCCGCCCTCTTGCTCTCCGCCGCCATCCCGGCCGCCAGAGGCCAGGAGGAAACGGAGGACGAGGAGGAGTTCAACTACATTCCGGGCGACGCGAACGGGCCGGAGAACTGGGGCAGCATCAAGCCGGAGTGGGCCAACTGCAGCGCTGGGCGCATGCAGTCCCCGATCGACCTCGCCCGCGAGCGCGTCTCGCTGGTGCCCGCCCTCGGCTTCCTCAACCACTCCTACCGCCCAGCCCAGGCCTCCATCGTCAACCGCGGCCACGACATCATG GTGAGGTTCAACGGCGACGCCGGCAGCCTGGTGATCAACGGCACGGCGTACGACCTCAGGCAGATGCACTGGCACTCGCCCTCCGAGCACACCGTCGACGGCCGCAG GTACGCCATGGAGCTGCACATGGTGCACGAGAGCGCGGCGGGCAAGGCGGCGGTGATCGGCATCCTCTACGAGATCGGCCTCGTCCCGGACCCGTTCCTACTTCGGCTGGAGCCCTTCATCCGCCGGATCGCCGACAGGAAGGACAGGGAGGAGCCCATCGGCGTGGTGGACCCCCGGCTCGCGCGCGGCACGGCCAGCGCCTACTACCGCTACATGGGCTCCCTCACCACGCCGCCCTGCTCCGAGGGGGTCGTCTGGACCATCATCAAGAAG GTCCGCAGCGTGTCGAAGCGCCAGCTGGAGCTTCTCAGGGAAGCCGTGCACGAC GGCAACGAGAATAACGCGAGGCCGGTTCAGGACCTGAACGACAGAGACATCAGCTTGTTTCGCCCTAAGCTACATAAGCAGGAGCTTTTGAGTTTTAAGGATAAATTGGTTGGTGCATGA
- the LOC100384578 gene encoding alpha carbonic anhydrase 7, whose protein sequence is MPETVPCRSASSTNDQRHDDMSPARLAAVAAAVLLAAALLRVVPGARGQEETEHEEEFSYVPGDEHGPEHWGSIKAEWAACGAGRMQSPIDLSHERVSLVRSLGYLSHSYRPAEASIVNRGHDIMVRFEGDAGSLVINGTAYYLRQLHWHSPTEHTVDGRRYDMELHLVHESAENKAAVIAVLYEIGGHDDALLRQLEPAIRRVADVRDREMRVGVVDPRRARGRASVYYRYVGSLTAPPCTEGVIWTIVKRVRSVSKHQLELLREAVHDDMENNARPLQEANHRDVSMFRPKPNKQY, encoded by the exons ATGCCGGAAACCGTACCCTGCAGATCAGCTAGCAGCACAAACGACCAAAGACACGACGACATGTCTCCAGCCCGTctcgccgccgtcgccgctgcgGTGCTCCTCGCTGCCGCCCTCCTGCGCGTCGTGCCGGGCGCCAGAGGCCAGGAGGAGACGGAGCACGAGGAGGAGTTCAGCTACGTGCCAGGCGACGAGCACGGGCCGGAGCACTGGGGCAGCATCAAGGCGGAGTGGGCGGCCTGCGGCGCGGGCCGCATGCAGTCCCCCATCGACCTCTCCCACGAGCGCGTATCGCTGGTGCGATCCCTCGGCTACCTCTCCCACTCCTACCGCCCCGCCGAGGCCTCCATCGTCAACCGCGGCCACGACATCATG GTGAGGTTCGAGGGCGACGCCGGGAGCCTGGTGATCAACGGCACGGCCTACTACCTGAGGCAGCTGCACTGGCACTCGCCCACCGAGCACACCGTCGACGGCCGCCGGTACGACATGGAGCTGCACCTGGTGCACGAGAGCGCCGAGAACAAGGCCGCGGTGATCGCCGTCCTGTACGAGATCGGCGGCCACGACGACGCGCTGCTCCGCCAGCTGGAGCCCGCCATCAGGCGCGTCGCGGACGTGCGGGACCGGGAGATGCGCGTGGGCGTCGTGGACCCCCGGCGCGCGCGCGGCCGCGCCAGCGTCTACTACCGCTACGTCGGCTCGCTCACCGCGCCGCCCTGCACCGAGGGCGTCATCTGGACCATCGTCAAGAGG GTTCGCAGCGTGTCCAAGCACCAGCTGGAGCTTCTCAGGGAAGCTGTGCACGAC GACATGGAGAACAACGCGAGGCCGCTTCAGGAGGCGAACCACAGAGACGTCAGCATGTTCCGACCCAAGCCCAACAAGCAGTATTAG